In Chrysemys picta bellii isolate R12L10 chromosome 3, ASM1138683v2, whole genome shotgun sequence, a single genomic region encodes these proteins:
- the LOC135982107 gene encoding uncharacterized protein LOC135982107 — MYAKRLKSDLVELCKQRQLRIGRLTKEQLIAQLEAEDRANELIPVSQGSSLANAAQAPVSVPAGSGQPAAEGFPRPLLPMPRGRVGRSPANTEGAVIPPASRGSPRRSPPASRGASRRRSASGERNWLEWEKELKLRELEDREQQRQHEERQRQHEREEKERQHQREREEKERQHQREREENERQRQENERQRQENERQHQRELELARLRGSEPPAAVSDGGPRTARSFDKCIMAPYKEGEDMDDFLEAFETACELHRVDPADRLRVLTPLLDPKSVALYRQLGEAEKGDYELFKRALLREFGLTPEMYRERFRGQDKTPEISYLQLAVRMERYASKWAGGAQTKEDLIKLLVLEQLYERCPSDLRLWLVDRKPENPRHAGQLADEFVKSRSGGGREEPQRNRPAAMQRESHPGTSQRGNMGNPLPRGRPSIRDNRPARGDPRDLSCYYCGRRGHVRAQCPKLKDRLSRPNPHRVNLVEAQTDEGQASHARGAGSLSTAQEREGPPASFSGGPDAPDSKFSVYRVGAGLSLRSECLVPLEVDGKKVYGYWDTGAEVTLARPEVVAPDRVVPNTFLTLTGVGGTPFKVPVARVHLKWGAKEGPKDVGVHHHLPTEVLMGGDLEDWPSSPQTALVVTRSQSRRGALRPDLGKDVPPEAPNPSRVGREHPRTGRGVAGASDPADEREQVPIPSSAAEFQAELQKDPSLRKLRGLADLSVGQTMRRGCKERFLWEKGFLYREWAPPGEVESWGIRRQLVVPQKFRHKLLYLAHDIPLAGHQGIRRTRQRLLQNFYWPGVFTNVRQYCRSCDPCQRVGKARDKGKAALRPLPIIEEPFQKVAMDIVGPLSKTTRSGKKYILVVVDFATRYPEAVPLSSIEADTVADALLTIFSRVGFPKEVLTDQGSNFMSALLRCLWERCGVRHNWASAYHPQSNGLVERFNGTLKMMLKTFMNQHPQDWDKYLPHLLFAYREVPQESTGFSPFELLYGRRVRGPLDLMRDEWEGKATPDGESVVEYVLTFRERLAELMGLARENLARAQRKQKVWYDRTARARAFATGDQVMVLIPVRKNKLQAAWEGPFKVVKQLNEVNYVVELSNRAHHHRVYHVNMMKPYYDRGNMVLAVCGQWEGQGDDPLVDLFPGTRVGFPLEAIPLSDRLTPAQRAEIGGVLHLYQQLFSNQPGRTNLTVHRVQTGSHPPIKCSPFRATGKTAQDLEREVNDMLALGVIQPSSSPWASPVVLVPKKDGSIRFCVDYRKLNAITVADAYPMPRPDELLDKLGGARYLTTMDLTKGYWQVPLDADARLKSAFVTPLGLYEFLTLPFGLKGAPATFQRLVDQLLRGMESFAVAYIDDICVFSQTWEDHISQVRQVLDRLQKAGLTVKPEKCKVGMAEVSYLGHRVGSGCLKPEPAKVEVIRDWPAPQTKKQVQAFIGMAGYYRRFVPHFSAIAAPITELCKKGKPDKVVWTEECQEALRALKEALVSGPVLANPDFDKPFMVFTDASDTGLGAVLMQEDEKGERHPIVYLSKKLLPREQNYAAIEKECLAMVWALKKLEPYLFGRHFTVHTDHSPLTWLHQMKGANAKLLRWSLLLQDYDMDVVHVKGRDNLIADALSRRGSPELPQVTGQSDPAQFSLEGGRDVTEQGAGQI, encoded by the coding sequence atgtatgccaagcggcttaagagcgacctggtggagctgtgcaagcagaggcagctgcgcattgggaggctcaccaaagaacagctcattgcccagctggaggcggaagatcgcgcgaatgaactgatccctgtgtctcagggaagcagcctggcaaatgcagcgcaggcaccagtgtctgtcccagctgggagtggtcagccggctgctgagggcttcccgagacccctccttcctatgcctaggggaagggtggggaggagcccagcaaataccgaaggcgccgtgatccccccggccagcagggggtccccccggcgaagcccgccggccagcagaggagcctcccggcgacgttcggcatccggggagcggaattggctggaatgggagaaagagctaaaactgagggagctggaggatcgtgaacaacagagacagcatgaagagagacagcgtcagcatgaacgggaggagaaagagagacagcatcagcgtgaacgggaggagaaagagagacagcatcagcgtgaacgggaggagaatgagagacagagacaggagaatgagagacagagacaggagaatgagagacagcatcagcgcgaactggaactggcgagactgaggggcagcgaacccccggctgcggtgagtgatgggggacccaggactgcacggagctttgataagtgcatcatggccccatacaaggagggggaggacatggatgacttcctggaggcctttgagacggcctgcgagctgcaccgggtggatcccgcggacagactccgggtccttacccccttactggaccccaaatccgtggcattgtaccgccaactgggagaggcagagaaaggggactacgaactattcaaaagggccctgctacgagagtttgggctgactcctgagatgtaccgggaaaggttccggggtcaagataaaacccctgagatctcatatttgcaactagccgtccgcatggaaagatacgccagcaagtgggctggtggggcccagacgaaggaggacctgattaaactgctggtactggagcaactgtatgagcggtgcccatccgacctgaggctgtggttggtggacagaaagccagagaacccgcgacacgccgggcagctggctgatgagtttgtaaagagccggtcagggggtggcagggaggagccccaaaggaacaggcccgccgcgatgcagagagagagtcaccctgggacctcccaaagggggaatatggggaatcccctcccacggggaaggcccagcatcagggacaaccgaccggctcgaggggacccacgggacctgagctgctattactgcggccgaagaggccacgttcgggcccagtgccccaagctcaaggacagactgagcagaccgaacccgcaccgggttaacttggtagaggcccagacggacgaggggcaggcttcccacgcaagaggggctggcagcttatcaactgctcaagagagagaagggcccccggccagcttctctggggggccagatgctccggattcaaagttctccgtttacagggttggcgcggggctgtccctgcggagcgagtgccttgttcccctggaggtggatgggaagaaagtttatggatactgggacacgggcgcagaggtgacactggcccggcccgaggtggtggccccagatcgggtggtgcccaacaccttcctgaccctgaccggggtgggcgggaccccattcaaggttcccgtagcgagggtacacctgaaatggggggccaaggagggccccaaggacgtgggagtgcaccaccatttgcccactgaggtgttgatggggggggacctagaggactggccaagcagcccccagaccgccttagtcgtgacccgtagccagagccggcgaggggcactacgccctgaccttgggaaggatgtcccaccggaggcaccgaacccttcccgggtggggagggaacacccaaggacaggccgcggggtggctggggcttccgacccagccgacgagagggagcaggtccccatcccttcctcagccgccgagttccaggccgagttgcagaaggacccctccctgcggaagctaaggggcctggctgacctcagtgtgggacagaccatgaggagaggatgcaaggagaggttcctgtgggagaaggggttcctctaccgagagtgggctcccccgggggaagtggagtcgtgggggatcaggaggcagctggtggttccccagaagtttcgccacaagctactgtacctggcccatgacatccctctcgcagggcaccaggggatccggcgcaccaggcagaggctgctacagaacttttactggcccggggtcttcaccaacgtccggcagtactgccgatcctgtgacccctgccagagggtggggaaggcccgggacaaggggaaggcagcattgagacctttgcccatcatagaggagcctttccagaaggtggccatggacatagtgggacctctcagcaagacgacccggtctgggaagaaatacatcctggtggtggtagatttcgccacccgctaccccgaggcagtgcccttatcgtccattgaagcagacactgtggcggatgcgctgctgaccattttcagccgagtggggttccccaaggaagtcttgacggaccaagggtccaacttcatgtcggccctactccggtgcttgtgggagagatgtggggtccggcacaactgggcctcagcatatcacccccaatccaacgggctggtggagaggttcaatgggacgctaaaaatgatgctgaaaacatttatgaatcagcacccgcaggactgggacaagtacttacctcacctgctgtttgcgtacagggaggtaccccaggagtctaccgggttttcgcctttcgaactgctatatggaaggcgggtaagggggcccctcgacctgatgagagacgaatgggaggggaaggccactcctgacggagagtcggtggtggagtatgtcctgaccttccgggaacgacttgccgagctcatgggcctggccagggagaatctggccagagcccagaggaagcagaaggtctggtatgaccgcacagcacgggcccgcgccttcgccactggggatcaggtgatggtcctcatccccgtgaggaaaaacaaactccaggccgcctgggaagggcccttcaaggttgtcaagcaactaaacgaggtaaactatgtggtggagctgtcgaaccgggcacaccaccaccgggtgtaccatgtgaatatgatgaagccatattatgacagggggaatatggtgttggccgtgtgtggacagtgggaggggcagggagatgaccctttagtagatctattccctgggacaagagttggcttccccctggaagcaattcccctctctgatcggctaacccctgcccagcgagctgagatcggaggggtgctgcatctgtaccagcagctgttttccaaccagcctggacgcactaatctgactgtccaccgggtgcagacaggatcgcacccacctataaaatgctcccccttccgagccacagggaaaactgctcaggacctggaaagagaggtcaatgacatgctggctttgggggtgatccagccgtcttccagcccttgggcctcgccggtggtgctggtccccaaaaaggacgggtcgatccggttctgtgtggactatcggaagctcaatgccatcactgtagccgatgcctaccccatgcccaggccggacgagctcctagacaagctgggaggtgctcggtaccttaccaccatggatcttacaaagggctattggcaagtgccgctggatgcagatgccaggctgaaatcggcctttgtcacccctctggggctctatgagttcctgaccctgcccttcggcctcaagggagcgccggccaccttccagcgcctggtggatcagctactgagggggatggagagttttgccgtggcgtatatcgatgacatctgtgtctttagccagacctgggaggaccacatatcccaggttagacaagtgctggaccgactccagaaggctgggctgaccgtaaaaccggagaagtgcaaggtggggatggctgaggtatcctacctaggccaccgggtgggaagcggctgcctaaagccggaaccagccaaagtggaggtgatcagagactggcccgctcctcaaaccaaaaagcaggtccaagcctttattgggatggcagggtactatcggaggttcgtgccccactttagcgccatagccgcccccatcactgagctgtgcaagaaggggaagccagacaaagtggtctggaccgaggagtgccaggaggctctccgggcgctgaaggaggctctggtcagtggcccagttctggcaaacccagactttgacaagccctttatggtgttcaccgacgcctcagacacaggactgggggcggtgttaatgcaggaggatgaaaagggggagagacaccccatcgtgtacctgagcaagaagttactaccccgggagcagaactacgcggccatcgagaaggaatgcctggccatggtgtgggccctcaagaaactagagccatatctctttgggcgtcacttcaccgtgcacaccgaccactctcccctgacctggctgcaccagatgaaaggagccaacgccaagctcctgagatggagcctgctcctgcaggattatgacatggacgtggtccatgtgaagggacgtgacaacctgatagcggacgcgttgtcccggagagggagccctgaacttccccaggtcactggtcagagtgaccccgctcagttcagtctcgaaggggggagagatgtgacggagcagggagcagggcagatttga